One window of the Caminibacter pacificus genome contains the following:
- the hisB gene encoding imidazoleglycerol-phosphate dehydratase HisB gives MTEIKRETKETKIEIKVDIQGSGKANISTGVGFFDHMLETLAKHSGIDMEIFCDGDIDVDFHHTVEDVGIALGQALYEEVFPIKNIERFANAVAILDEAAVEVDLDIGGRPYLVYEMPREGAIREFDLELVEEFFKSLVFNFKIAAHIVYKRGTNKHHIVESAFKSFAVALRRALSYRESGIPSTKGVL, from the coding sequence ATGACTGAAATAAAAAGAGAAACAAAAGAGACGAAAATTGAAATAAAAGTGGATATTCAAGGAAGCGGCAAAGCGAATATATCTACCGGTGTTGGTTTTTTCGATCATATGCTTGAGACTTTGGCAAAACACAGCGGAATAGATATGGAGATTTTTTGCGACGGAGATATTGATGTCGATTTTCATCATACCGTAGAAGATGTGGGGATAGCTCTTGGGCAAGCTCTTTATGAGGAAGTTTTTCCAATCAAAAATATCGAAAGATTTGCAAATGCGGTAGCGATTTTGGATGAAGCGGCTGTTGAGGTTGATTTGGATATAGGCGGAAGACCTTATCTTGTTTATGAAATGCCAAGAGAGGGAGCTATTAGAGAGTTTGATTTGGAGCTTGTGGAGGAGTTTTTTAAATCTCTTGTATTTAATTTCAAAATCGCAGCTCATATAGTTTATAAAAGAGGTACGAATAAACACCATATTGTCGAGAGTGCGTTTAAATCTTTTGCGGTCGCTTTAAGAAGAGCTTTAAGCTATAGAGAAAGCGGAATTCCGTCGACTAAGGGAGTTTTATAA
- the yihA gene encoding ribosome biogenesis GTP-binding protein YihA/YsxC: MKVKFIKSAPTIKEAIEPNFVEVALLGRSNVGKSSFLNTFTNQKIAKVSQTPGKTKLINFFEVEDEGKKYVLVDLPGFGYAKVSKSMLKDWGKNLDEFLKNRFNIKLFIHLRDARHPDLDIDNNVDEYLKSFMRKDQQLLTVFTKIDKLKQSELAKLKQKYPNALFVSNLKKRGIDQVRKKINEILWGEYDKDSKTDS, encoded by the coding sequence ATGAAAGTGAAGTTTATTAAATCGGCGCCTACGATAAAAGAAGCGATCGAGCCTAATTTCGTCGAAGTTGCATTGCTTGGTAGAAGTAATGTGGGTAAAAGCAGCTTTTTAAATACTTTTACCAATCAAAAAATAGCCAAAGTTTCTCAAACTCCCGGAAAAACAAAACTTATTAACTTTTTTGAAGTGGAAGACGAGGGGAAAAAATACGTGCTTGTGGATTTGCCTGGATTCGGGTATGCGAAAGTTAGCAAATCCATGCTTAAAGATTGGGGCAAAAATCTTGATGAGTTTTTGAAAAACAGATTCAATATCAAACTTTTCATCCACCTAAGAGACGCAAGACATCCCGATTTGGATATCGATAATAACGTTGATGAGTATTTGAAATCTTTTATGAGAAAAGACCAACAATTGCTCACTGTTTTTACTAAAATCGACAAATTAAAACAAAGCGAACTTGCAAAATTAAAACAAAAATATCCTAATGCGCTTTTTGTCTCGAATCTTAAAAAAAGAGGAATAGACCAAGTAAGAAAAAAAATTAACGAAATATTGTGGGGTGAATATGATAAAGATAGTAAAACCGACTCTTGA
- a CDS encoding tetratricopeptide repeat protein has translation MDFRDPLFSVIVFFVIVLLSVIVTLIAGRIREYFRQKEIEKLLLDFEYVEIEDLKLDKASKNALLLLAKAYEKTGDYEKALKIYLWINKNDESIDILRNIAFLYFKAGFLEKSKKVVYNILKVKPRDKEALKLLIWIDEKLGNYKEIVDVLDVFNELGVDLPKEKANALIKLITHGGCNIEDFCKGFESFEDIYKKYPFVRREYVAYLFKYDPRKAYEVLDVYEDLDLYFYRNDIPKNEKFCNILAAKKETKCDIKAPFELEVLKYIPKNLGELEFEYICNACKKVFPLYSTRCPNCHELFSQKLITKLAEKKNIENIEF, from the coding sequence ATGGATTTTAGAGACCCGCTTTTTAGTGTAATAGTTTTTTTCGTTATTGTACTTTTAAGCGTAATAGTAACTCTTATAGCAGGTAGAATCCGGGAATACTTCAGACAAAAAGAGATTGAAAAACTGCTTTTGGATTTCGAATATGTCGAAATTGAGGATTTAAAACTTGATAAAGCCTCCAAAAACGCTCTTTTACTTCTTGCTAAAGCTTATGAAAAGACGGGAGATTATGAGAAGGCTTTGAAAATATATTTGTGGATAAACAAAAACGATGAGAGTATCGATATTTTGAGAAATATCGCTTTTTTGTATTTTAAAGCCGGGTTTTTGGAAAAATCCAAAAAGGTGGTTTATAATATTTTAAAAGTAAAACCAAGAGACAAAGAGGCATTGAAACTTCTTATTTGGATAGATGAAAAATTGGGCAATTACAAAGAAATAGTCGATGTTTTGGATGTATTTAACGAGCTTGGGGTCGATTTGCCAAAAGAGAAAGCCAACGCTTTAATCAAGCTCATAACTCACGGCGGATGTAATATAGAGGACTTTTGTAAAGGGTTTGAGAGTTTTGAAGATATCTACAAAAAATATCCGTTTGTAAGACGTGAGTATGTTGCGTATCTTTTTAAGTACGACCCTCGAAAAGCTTATGAGGTATTGGATGTTTATGAGGATTTGGATTTATATTTTTACAGGAACGATATTCCTAAAAACGAAAAGTTTTGTAATATTTTAGCCGCAAAAAAAGAAACCAAATGCGATATTAAAGCGCCATTTGAGCTTGAAGTTTTAAAATATATTCCTAAAAATTTAGGTGAGCTTGAATTCGAATATATCTGTAACGCTTGTAAAAAGGTCTTTCCTCTTTATTCTACGAGATGTCCTAACTGCCATGAACTTTTCTCACAAAAACTGATAACGAAACTTGCCGAAAAGAAAAATATTGAGAATATTGAATTTTAA
- a CDS encoding N-acetyltransferase has translation MIKIVKPTLDNIIDIQRVLKPYVEEGIILNRDEDEIAMNIRSYQLVFDDKQPIAVGALHIYSPFLGEIRSLAVNEKYQGQGIGKKLVNSLLEEAKSLKLKEVLVLTYKKEFFEKLGFNEIQKEEIPEKKIWADCIKCKFFPNCNEIALITYL, from the coding sequence ATGATAAAGATAGTAAAACCGACTCTTGATAATATAATCGATATTCAAAGAGTATTAAAACCATATGTTGAAGAAGGGATAATATTAAATAGAGACGAAGACGAAATAGCGATGAATATTCGCTCTTATCAGCTTGTTTTTGACGATAAACAACCTATAGCCGTAGGAGCGTTACATATTTATTCTCCGTTTTTGGGAGAAATTCGCTCTTTGGCGGTTAATGAGAAATATCAAGGTCAAGGTATTGGAAAAAAGCTTGTAAATTCACTTCTTGAAGAAGCGAAATCTTTAAAACTAAAAGAGGTTTTGGTTTTGACTTATAAAAAAGAATTTTTTGAAAAATTGGGATTTAATGAAATACAAAAAGAGGAAATTCCCGAAAAAAAAATATGGGCGGATTGTATAAAATGCAAATTTTTTCCAAATTGCAACGAAATAGCGCTTATTACGTATTTATAA
- a CDS encoding argininosuccinate synthase domain-containing protein encodes MKALSLFSGGLDSALAVKIIQNQGIEVEGVYVNIGFEANKEKIKDLQKLADNLGIKLTVIDAVNEYIEKILFTPQYGYGKNMNPCIDCHAFFIKKALEYMDKAGAKFIISGEVVGQRPMSQRLPALNAVNKLANANGLVLRPLSAKLLPPTIPELKGWVDREKLYAIRGRDRKMQLQLAKEFNLEGFESPSGGCLLTDINFAKRLKDYHETLPLTPNEIDLLKVGRHFNVEGVKIIISRNKDENPYFKEYKGEIFEIMRTNGFPGPLGAISKNADKNIKQIAADMMVSYTKFDEGEIIIADEIYKGKKRDKKEWAKYLV; translated from the coding sequence TTGAAAGCTCTATCTCTTTTTAGCGGAGGACTTGACAGCGCTCTTGCCGTAAAAATCATACAAAACCAAGGTATCGAAGTTGAAGGAGTTTATGTAAATATAGGTTTTGAAGCCAATAAAGAAAAAATAAAAGACCTTCAAAAATTAGCCGATAATTTAGGCATCAAACTCACCGTAATAGACGCAGTAAACGAATATATCGAAAAAATTCTTTTTACTCCTCAATACGGATACGGAAAAAATATGAATCCGTGTATCGACTGCCACGCTTTTTTTATTAAAAAAGCTCTTGAATATATGGATAAAGCCGGAGCGAAATTTATAATAAGCGGTGAAGTGGTGGGCCAAAGACCTATGAGCCAAAGACTTCCGGCACTTAATGCCGTAAATAAACTCGCAAACGCAAACGGACTTGTTTTAAGACCTCTAAGCGCAAAACTTTTACCGCCTACCATTCCCGAACTCAAAGGCTGGGTGGATAGAGAAAAACTCTATGCAATCAGAGGTAGAGATAGAAAAATGCAACTTCAACTCGCAAAAGAGTTTAATTTGGAAGGTTTTGAATCTCCAAGCGGCGGATGTTTACTGACGGATATTAATTTTGCAAAAAGACTAAAAGATTATCACGAAACCTTACCGCTAACTCCGAATGAGATAGATTTGCTAAAAGTCGGAAGACATTTTAATGTCGAGGGAGTAAAAATCATAATCTCAAGAAATAAAGATGAAAACCCTTATTTCAAAGAGTATAAAGGCGAAATTTTTGAGATAATGAGAACAAACGGCTTTCCTGGACCTTTGGGAGCTATCTCCAAAAACGCAGACAAAAACATCAAACAAATCGCAGCAGATATGATGGTAAGCTACACCAAATTCGACGAAGGCGAGATAATTATCGCAGATGAAATTTACAAAGGTAAAAAAAGAGATAAAAAAGAGTGGGCGAAATATTTGGTTTGA
- the purL gene encoding phosphoribosylformylglycinamidine synthase subunit PurL yields the protein MEIDKSQLDEILEKHKLTKEDYEHIVKILGREPNLVELGIFSAMWSEHCSYKSSKCYLKGFPTEAPWVIQGPGENAGVIDIGGGMAAVFKMESHNHPSFIEPYQGAATGVGGILRDIFTMGARPVANLNAIRFAHIKGNDEIAKLHRHLLSGVVAGIAGYGNCIGVPTIGGETAFEECYKGNILVNAFSLGICPQDEIFYAKAEGVGNPVIYVGSKTGRDGLGGAVMSSDSFKEGDEDQRPTVQVGDPFTEKLLMEACLELFKTDYIVGIQDMGAAGLTSSSFEMAGKSGSGLKMYLDKVPMREEGMNPYELMLSESQERMLICAKKGYEDKVIEIFKKYDLDAEVIGEVTDTGNVELFWHGEKVAEIPVAPITEEAPELCRPVKEPEYLKEIKNVQIPKIDPQKAFEKLMSESEIVDKAWIYEQYDSMVQTNTVDTKRVDGSVIRVKENGRYLGMSADCNARFNYINPRLGAAAAVMEAGRNIAVKKIRPLAITDCLNYGNPENPEIMWQFKEGCEGIKQACKALNTPVVSGNVSLYNENEGEGVYPTPEIAMVGASDDFRSSELKKEGNTLYILGETKPEFGGSLYLKVFGGKVAGEHPEVDFEKELKLWDVLESDLIESAKDISTGGLAMAAYKWACVSNKGLDINVKVQNPEDIFAESLSRAFVEIAPENEKAFEELCKQKGIYFEKIGKIGGDKIKINDVEVDLDKAKDIYFNTFPKIMKNEIDFADTIWEG from the coding sequence ATGGAAATTGATAAATCTCAGCTTGATGAAATTTTGGAAAAACATAAACTTACAAAAGAGGATTATGAGCATATAGTTAAGATTTTGGGAAGAGAACCTAATCTTGTGGAACTCGGGATTTTTTCTGCGATGTGGAGTGAGCACTGCTCTTATAAATCAAGTAAATGTTATTTAAAAGGATTTCCTACAGAGGCTCCTTGGGTTATTCAGGGACCTGGTGAAAATGCCGGAGTTATCGATATCGGCGGCGGAATGGCGGCTGTTTTTAAAATGGAATCTCATAACCATCCGAGTTTTATCGAACCTTATCAAGGTGCTGCTACGGGTGTTGGTGGGATATTAAGAGATATTTTCACAATGGGAGCAAGACCTGTTGCGAATTTAAACGCTATCAGATTCGCTCATATTAAAGGAAACGACGAAATCGCAAAACTCCATAGACATCTTCTAAGCGGTGTCGTTGCCGGGATTGCAGGATACGGAAACTGTATCGGAGTGCCTACAATTGGCGGTGAAACGGCATTTGAAGAGTGCTATAAAGGAAATATTTTAGTTAACGCTTTTTCTCTTGGAATCTGTCCTCAAGATGAGATTTTCTATGCAAAAGCCGAAGGTGTGGGAAATCCCGTAATTTACGTAGGGTCTAAAACAGGACGCGACGGACTTGGCGGTGCTGTTATGAGTAGTGATAGTTTTAAAGAGGGAGACGAAGACCAAAGACCGACGGTCCAAGTGGGAGACCCTTTTACTGAAAAATTATTAATGGAAGCGTGTTTGGAATTGTTTAAGACAGATTATATCGTAGGTATTCAAGATATGGGAGCGGCCGGCTTAACGTCAAGTAGTTTTGAAATGGCAGGTAAAAGCGGTAGCGGATTAAAAATGTATCTTGATAAAGTGCCGATGAGAGAAGAGGGTATGAATCCATATGAATTAATGCTTAGCGAATCTCAAGAGAGAATGCTTATTTGTGCTAAAAAAGGATATGAAGACAAAGTTATCGAAATCTTCAAAAAATACGACCTTGATGCTGAAGTTATCGGAGAAGTTACGGATACTGGCAATGTGGAGCTTTTCTGGCACGGAGAAAAAGTAGCCGAAATCCCGGTAGCGCCTATTACCGAAGAAGCGCCTGAACTATGCCGTCCCGTAAAAGAGCCGGAATATCTAAAAGAAATCAAAAACGTTCAAATCCCGAAAATTGACCCTCAAAAAGCTTTTGAAAAACTTATGAGCGAGAGTGAGATAGTAGATAAAGCTTGGATTTACGAGCAATACGATAGTATGGTTCAAACAAATACGGTCGATACCAAAAGAGTGGACGGGTCCGTTATCAGAGTGAAAGAAAACGGAAGATACCTTGGTATGAGTGCGGATTGTAACGCGAGATTTAACTATATCAATCCTCGCTTAGGAGCAGCGGCTGCGGTTATGGAAGCCGGAAGAAACATCGCCGTTAAAAAAATCAGACCTCTTGCAATTACCGATTGTCTGAATTACGGAAACCCTGAAAATCCTGAAATTATGTGGCAGTTTAAAGAAGGGTGCGAAGGAATCAAACAAGCGTGTAAAGCTCTAAATACGCCTGTTGTTAGCGGAAACGTATCGCTATATAACGAAAACGAAGGCGAGGGTGTTTATCCGACTCCTGAAATTGCAATGGTCGGTGCGAGTGATGATTTTAGAAGCAGCGAACTTAAAAAAGAAGGAAACACTCTATATATTTTAGGAGAAACAAAACCTGAATTCGGAGGAAGCTTGTATCTAAAAGTATTCGGAGGAAAAGTTGCGGGAGAACATCCTGAAGTGGATTTTGAAAAAGAACTTAAACTTTGGGACGTTTTAGAGAGCGATTTGATAGAAAGCGCAAAAGATATAAGCACTGGCGGTCTTGCAATGGCTGCTTATAAATGGGCTTGTGTAAGCAATAAAGGGCTTGATATCAACGTAAAAGTACAAAATCCAGAAGATATTTTTGCCGAGAGTTTAAGTAGGGCATTTGTCGAAATCGCACCTGAAAACGAAAAAGCTTTTGAAGAGCTATGCAAACAAAAAGGTATCTATTTTGAAAAAATCGGAAAAATAGGCGGAGATAAAATCAAAATCAACGACGTCGAGGTTGATTTGGACAAAGCTAAAGATATCTATTTCAACACTTTCCCTAAAATTATGAAAAACGAAATAGATTTTGCAGATACGATTTGGGAAGGGTAA
- the lptA gene encoding lipopolysaccharide transport periplasmic protein LptA: protein MKKLIFLLLTVILFASELKITSKQFYYNSKAMTSVFIGNVKAVKDNDNIFADKLTVFFNKDKKPVKIEAIGNVKFKISMDNNSTYSGKCDKLFYYIKTGDILLIGNAFIKKIETNESISGDRIKINRITKNIEVLGNKNKPVNIIIKVNQ from the coding sequence ATGAAAAAATTGATATTTTTACTATTAACCGTCATCTTATTTGCAAGCGAATTGAAAATTACAAGTAAGCAGTTTTATTATAACTCAAAAGCAATGACTTCAGTTTTTATCGGTAATGTAAAAGCTGTAAAAGACAATGATAATATTTTCGCCGATAAATTGACCGTGTTTTTTAATAAAGATAAAAAACCGGTAAAAATTGAAGCGATTGGCAATGTTAAATTTAAAATATCTATGGATAACAATTCTACGTATAGCGGAAAGTGCGATAAACTTTTTTATTACATAAAAACAGGAGATATCCTCCTTATCGGAAACGCTTTTATCAAAAAAATAGAAACGAACGAAAGTATTAGCGGTGATAGGATTAAAATCAATAGAATTACAAAAAATATCGAAGTTTTAGGAAATAAAAACAAACCGGTAAATATAATCATAAAGGTGAATCAATGA
- a CDS encoding KdsC family phosphatase translates to MIELIVIDVDGTLTDGKIYYSNEGDEIKAFNIKDGLMIKSWNTLGKKSAIITGRTSKIVERRAKELDITYVKQGVRNKAEVLKEIINELGIDFCNVAVIGDDMNDLSMMRLVSKTFAPADASAFVYDYVEYPLTKKGGEGAVAEMIEILLKEENLFNKFIALW, encoded by the coding sequence ATGATAGAGCTAATCGTAATCGATGTCGACGGGACATTGACCGATGGAAAAATTTATTATTCCAACGAAGGTGATGAGATTAAGGCTTTTAATATTAAAGACGGTCTGATGATAAAATCATGGAACACTCTTGGTAAAAAAAGTGCGATAATTACCGGTAGAACTTCAAAAATAGTCGAAAGAAGAGCGAAAGAACTTGATATTACGTATGTAAAACAGGGAGTTAGAAATAAAGCCGAAGTGCTAAAAGAGATAATAAACGAACTCGGAATTGATTTTTGTAACGTAGCTGTTATAGGTGATGATATGAACGATTTGTCTATGATGAGACTTGTTAGCAAAACATTCGCGCCGGCGGATGCAAGCGCTTTTGTTTATGATTATGTCGAGTATCCTCTTACGAAAAAAGGAGGAGAGGGAGCTGTTGCCGAGATGATAGAGATACTTTTAAAAGAAGAAAATCTATTTAATAAATTTATCGCGTTATGGTGA
- the dnaG gene encoding DNA primase — protein sequence MISKASIENLKSIIDIVDVIGNYLQLKKQGSNYTALCPFHAEKTPSFVVSPAKQIYHCFGCGASGDAIKFVMEIEKLTYPEAIEKLASMYNFKLEYTKGNFLQIDILEKVNNFYKGELYKNNFALKYLKDRGLFDSTIEKFQLGYAPDSIKQFKFFKDANLNKKELISLGVLSENGEYPRLIERITFPIFSQSGKIIAFGGRTITNHPAKYINFTNTKIFNKSKTFYGFNFAREHILRKKEMIIVEGYMDVIMLHQAGVENAVATLGTALTPEHLPIIQKLKPKVIVAYDSDSAGINAALKASKLLYSKFFEGSVCLFPEGLDPADVVKRGEDLEKYFKETIPFDTFIIEYTIKKYDIKNPLQKKAAIDELREYIATLDEILKEDFALKASRYLQISPQKLTSKSKPHTQNINLNKKIDVAEASIIKTLYENKEWMDEIVEYLTPDMFKTHQEELQLVYKEDFENPKLLDIVLRDDIIVLDYEKLKNQIRLILIPYYQQKIMMLKNDSKIDKHEKMHLLKIYNQKISELKKGKLVESSISF from the coding sequence ATGATTTCTAAAGCTTCTATCGAAAACCTAAAAAGTATAATTGATATCGTCGATGTTATCGGTAATTATCTGCAATTAAAAAAACAAGGCAGCAACTATACCGCACTTTGTCCTTTTCATGCCGAAAAAACACCTTCTTTTGTCGTAAGTCCCGCAAAACAGATATATCACTGCTTCGGATGCGGAGCAAGCGGTGATGCGATTAAATTCGTTATGGAAATAGAAAAACTAACCTACCCCGAAGCCATAGAAAAATTGGCTTCGATGTATAATTTCAAGCTCGAATATACAAAAGGCAATTTTTTACAAATAGATATCTTAGAAAAAGTAAACAACTTCTACAAAGGCGAGCTTTATAAAAATAATTTCGCACTAAAATACCTAAAAGATAGAGGACTTTTCGATTCCACCATAGAAAAATTCCAATTGGGATACGCTCCCGATTCAATTAAACAATTCAAATTCTTCAAAGACGCCAATCTAAACAAAAAAGAGCTTATATCTCTTGGTGTCTTATCGGAAAACGGAGAATATCCGAGACTCATCGAGAGGATAACATTTCCTATCTTTTCACAAAGCGGAAAGATTATAGCATTCGGGGGTAGGACTATCACAAACCACCCGGCAAAATACATCAACTTCACAAACACCAAAATATTCAACAAATCCAAAACGTTTTACGGGTTTAATTTCGCAAGAGAGCATATTTTAAGAAAAAAAGAGATGATTATCGTCGAGGGGTATATGGACGTTATTATGCTTCATCAAGCCGGAGTGGAAAACGCCGTAGCGACTCTGGGTACGGCTCTTACACCCGAACACTTGCCGATAATTCAAAAACTAAAACCAAAAGTCATAGTAGCATACGACAGCGACTCGGCAGGTATAAACGCAGCACTTAAAGCGTCAAAACTTCTATATTCGAAATTTTTTGAAGGTAGCGTTTGTCTTTTCCCAGAAGGCCTCGACCCGGCGGATGTCGTAAAAAGAGGCGAAGATTTAGAAAAATATTTTAAAGAGACTATTCCTTTTGATACTTTTATTATCGAATACACAATAAAAAAATACGACATCAAAAACCCGCTTCAAAAAAAAGCGGCGATTGACGAGCTAAGGGAATATATCGCAACGCTTGATGAGATATTAAAAGAGGATTTCGCTCTAAAAGCCTCGAGATATTTACAAATATCGCCTCAAAAACTGACTTCAAAATCAAAACCTCACACTCAAAATATCAACCTCAACAAAAAAATAGACGTCGCCGAAGCGAGTATTATAAAAACACTTTATGAAAACAAAGAGTGGATGGATGAGATAGTGGAATATTTAACTCCCGATATGTTTAAAACGCACCAAGAAGAGTTGCAGTTGGTTTATAAAGAGGACTTTGAAAATCCAAAACTCCTTGATATCGTGCTAAGAGATGATATAATTGTGCTCGATTACGAAAAACTCAAAAATCAAATAAGACTTATTTTAATCCCTTATTATCAACAAAAAATCATGATGTTAAAAAATGATTCGAAAATTGACAAACACGAAAAAATGCATCTTTTAAAAATATACAACCAAAAAATATCAGAACTTAAGAAAGGAAAATTAGTTGAAAGCTCTATCTCTTTTTAG
- the mrdA gene encoding penicillin-binding protein 2: MRTKIILFIIFVFYSLLIYRVYDLSVLSNEKYTKLSQKNFEKTVYIPAVRGVIFDRNGKPIAINELRFDIKIKPHLKGKELNQTLSSIADLTDANMTKMYKEYQKQNSPYNHKPITVLKYLKEDLVYKIEPFLSLDDNIEITPTYLRKYPQKIYLSNVLGYVSRANVKDLQRNPVIEYTQISGKRGVERYYDDILQGELGYKKEIVNARNNVLKVTETKAPISHTLKLSIDSDLQKFIYELLKKEDKKGAVVVMRTNGEVLALVTYPSYDNNLFVKGISFKEWNALAHNIYNPLLNKPVSGLYPPGSTVKPAEAAIAIASGKWNPWKKIDCPGYILVGNRKFRDWRPWGHGKADVFKAIKESVDTYFYQLGLKLGINYIASNLKKMGFGHKTGIDLPNEKSGIVPDKEWKARRFHQPWFIGETMNAVIGQGYFLATPLQVAVNTALIATGKLPKPYVVKYIDNNETKPVLKDVLNQKEKNALRLVRRGMWMVCNAPGGTATKHIHTKITIAGKTGTAQVYSIPQEVKKRKREDELAYFHRSHAWLTTYGPYRHPQFVVTVLIEHGGHGGSAAGGIVSEIYNWLYDHGYIKK; encoded by the coding sequence ATGCGAACCAAAATAATTTTGTTTATAATTTTTGTTTTTTATTCTCTTTTGATTTATAGGGTTTATGACTTGAGTGTACTCTCAAATGAGAAATATACAAAACTTTCTCAAAAAAACTTTGAAAAAACGGTCTATATTCCTGCCGTTAGAGGCGTAATATTTGATAGAAACGGAAAACCTATAGCAATTAACGAGCTAAGATTCGATATAAAGATAAAACCTCATTTAAAAGGTAAAGAGCTAAATCAAACGTTAAGCTCAATCGCGGATTTGACCGATGCGAATATGACGAAAATGTATAAAGAGTATCAAAAGCAAAACTCTCCATATAATCATAAGCCTATTACCGTTTTAAAGTATCTAAAAGAAGATTTGGTATATAAAATCGAGCCGTTTTTGTCACTTGACGATAATATAGAAATTACTCCGACGTATCTTAGAAAATATCCTCAAAAAATTTATCTCTCAAACGTCTTAGGATATGTCTCAAGAGCGAATGTTAAAGATTTACAAAGAAACCCTGTAATCGAATATACGCAAATTTCGGGGAAAAGAGGAGTTGAGAGATATTATGACGATATTTTGCAAGGAGAGCTCGGGTATAAAAAAGAGATAGTCAATGCAAGAAATAACGTTTTAAAAGTTACCGAAACAAAAGCACCGATTTCTCATACGCTAAAATTAAGTATCGATTCGGATTTACAAAAATTCATATACGAATTGCTAAAAAAAGAGGATAAAAAAGGCGCTGTTGTCGTAATGCGTACGAACGGTGAGGTTTTGGCGCTTGTTACTTACCCGAGTTATGACAACAATCTGTTTGTAAAAGGTATTAGCTTCAAAGAGTGGAACGCTCTTGCTCATAACATATACAATCCTCTTTTGAATAAACCTGTAAGCGGATTATATCCTCCGGGTTCTACCGTAAAACCTGCCGAAGCGGCAATAGCTATTGCAAGCGGTAAATGGAATCCTTGGAAAAAAATCGATTGTCCCGGATATATTTTGGTAGGTAATAGGAAGTTTAGGGATTGGAGACCTTGGGGGCATGGAAAAGCCGATGTGTTTAAGGCTATTAAAGAGAGTGTGGATACCTATTTTTATCAGTTAGGGTTAAAACTCGGTATTAACTACATAGCAAGTAATCTTAAAAAAATGGGTTTCGGACACAAAACGGGTATAGATTTGCCTAATGAAAAATCCGGAATCGTACCGGATAAAGAGTGGAAAGCAAGAAGATTTCACCAGCCTTGGTTTATCGGTGAGACGATGAACGCCGTAATCGGACAGGGGTATTTTCTTGCGACGCCTTTGCAAGTCGCAGTAAATACGGCTCTTATTGCAACCGGAAAACTTCCAAAACCTTATGTCGTAAAATATATCGACAATAACGAAACAAAACCTGTTTTAAAAGACGTACTAAACCAAAAAGAAAAAAACGCTCTTAGGCTTGTTAGAAGAGGTATGTGGATGGTATGTAACGCACCTGGAGGTACCGCTACAAAACATATACACACAAAAATTACAATCGCCGGAAAAACGGGTACCGCTCAGGTATATTCCATTCCGCAAGAGGTTAAAAAAAGAAAAAGAGAAGACGAACTTGCATATTTTCACCGCTCGCATGCGTGGCTTACTACATACGGGCCTTATAGACATCCTCAGTTTGTTGTTACTGTGTTAATCGAGCACGGAGGACACGGAGGGAGTGCCGCCGGGGGAATCGTTAGTGAAATTTATAACTGGCTATATGACCACGGATATATAAAAAAATAA